From Rhodohalobacter mucosus:
CCAAGAGGGGATGCTGCAATCGCTTCAAAATCGTATACATCTTGCCTGTGATGCACCAACTGCTTCATACCTGGAATCGGAGGGCATTCCGGCCATACTACCCAAGAGAGGAGGTAAGCCGATTGACGTTCTGGAGTTTATGCTTCGCATTACGAAAGAGGGTGCATCACTCTATCCGGCCCGGGATGGGGAGCAGGAGGAACTGCCGGCCCTTCTGAGAGAGCTGGATCTGCCGGTTCTGGAATTTATTGTTTGCAGAGAGCGAACCCTTTCGAAGTCAGAGCTTTCAAATTACAGGAAGCGGGCGGCGAAAGAAGATTTTTCGCACATCCTGATACATAACCAAGGATCATTTACACGATTGCGAACTGTATTTCCGCAGCTAAATCTGAAGAAATTTCGCATTATTTCCGGAAGCCCGGGCGTAACCAACCGGTTGATCGAAGAGGGTCTTGAGCCTGTAAGGGAAGCTGATGGCACATGGGTATCGATACGTGAAACAATCACGGACCTGTAACTTCATCACCGGGTATTTCAAACGCTCCGGGTATGCAGTGTAGGTACTTCATGATCAGACCTCCCGGCTTTTACTTTCTGACAGGTTGCAGTCTGAACGATATATAATGTTTAATATCCAATTGTTATGAAATAGATATTGATAATGTTTTAATTATCGATGAGTTACCGGTTTATGAAGGGATTTGACGTGGCAACTCTGTTTTGATCCGCAGAGTTTTAGGGTAGCAAGTAAACCCACACGATAATCCCTGATTTTATGAGAATTTTCGAAGTTGCCCTTCTTCTGACCGGAACCGTTTTGCCGTATGTGAAGCGGCCTCTGTTGATGCGGATACAGTCAGGTTACGTTTTGTTTTTTCTTGGTATCCTGATATTACTGCATCTTTTGATTGAAGGATGGCGCTGGCAGATGATCCCTGCGTATGTATTGATCCTCACAGTTGGGTGGAGTATTCAGGTTTTGGATGTCAATAAGCCGGCCCGACTATCTTTCGCCAGGGTTGTGGGTTTTATAAGCCTGACCTTTCTGATCTTTACAGGCTGGTTGTTACCCTCTGTTTTTCCCGTCTTTTCACTGCCCGAACCTCGCGGAATCTATAGTGTGGGAACTGAAATGATCCATGTTAAAACGGGTGAAGAGGAGGGAATAACCTCAGAACCCGCAGATGAGCGCGAGCTGATGCTGAAGATCTGGTACCCGGGTGAATCAGACGTTTCATCCTTAAAAGGGGAGAAATATCTTGATGAAGCCGGCAGGGAAGGTTTTGCCGTTAAATACGGTTTGCCGCCATCGGCGCTCAATTATCTGGACTACGTGGAGACCTATGCATTTGCTGATATTCCCGTTGCTAAGGATACCTTTCCGGTATTGATCTTTTCACACGGTTACGGGTCAAAAGCCACCGGCTACTATGCGCTACTGACTGAAATTGCAAGCCGGGGATATGTGATCGTCAATATGAATCACACCTTTGAAAGCCTTGGGGTAACCTTTCCCGACGGAAGAAAGGAGTACTTTGATTATGACTACCAGAGAGAGATTTCGTCCGGATCCATGGAGCTGGTTCAGCCGATCCGGGATGCATTCAAAAATGGCTTTGATTACCGGGAAAGACACCCAATCGTCAGGGAAGCTGTTAAAGATTATTTCGAAGGCGAAATCCAGGATCGCTGGGCCGAAGACATGATTCTTACGATGGACCTTCTTGAGGAATGGAACACCGAAGGATTGCTGAAAGGAAGGCTTGATCTCAATAAAATTGGGGTATTTGGGCACTCTGTGGGGGGAGGAGCGGCAGGTAATGTTGCCATGAGGGATGACAGGGTGAAAGCTGCAGTAAATCTGGACGGTATTCAGTGGGGCAGTATGATCGACACCACGTATTCGATACCCTACCTTTACGTTTCTGCCGACTGGCCCGAAGACCATGAAGACATTAATTCGCATATCTACATCCATAAAAGCAGCGACTACTTCTACGAGGCAAAATTACTGAAATCGGGTCACCCTGACTTTATGGATATTCCATTCATGATTCCATATCCGTCACTCTCCGGCTCCGGTGATATCGATCCCCGTCTTGGAACGGAAATCGTGACGAATCTGGTCACCTCTTTTTTTGACCGGCATTTAAAAAATATACCGGAGGCTGACCCTCAAGCCATTAGTGAGCAGTACGACTTGCTGGATTTGACCGTGTTTCGGGGTGACTCCATTAATAAAGCACGCTAAACCTTTGTTTCGAGCATAAATTCAAGCTGCAACGAGTTTAAAACCTCATCCTGCAGGGGTTGCGTCAGTTCATTCATCTTAAAAGCACCATAGTCCAGCCCCACCACGGTTCGTGTCGGACGGGTTCCCCGCTCCATCTCCGCTAAGTCCAGATAGGCATCCACCACCAGTTGCGGTTGAGGGGCATCAGGTGTATTCAGGAAATGTTCGAATTGTTGAATCATTCCTGTCTTTATTTGATTGAGCTCAGAATACTCTGCCACCACTTCTGTGCGTTCCTCCGGTTGAATAGAACCTATCAGTCCCGTACCGAACGGACCGGGTTCAACCAGCACCACTTCGATGCCTTTAGGTGCTACTTCATATTTCAACGCCTGGCTGTAGCCCTCAACGGCAAACTTGGTGGCATTATACGTTCCAAAAAACGGCCATGAGACCCTGCCTGCTACGGAAGTGGTGTTAATTATCAAGCCTTTGCCTGCTTTACGCATTGTGGGCAAGACTGCCTGCGTTACGCGAATGATCCCATAATAATTTGTATTCATCTGCTGATGGGCCTGTTCCACGCTATAGGCCTCCGTAACACCTACGTACATTATGCCCGCATTGTTGATCAGAATATCCACCTTGCCTTCTTCGGCAAGTATATCAGCGAAGGCCGATTGAACGGAAGAATCATCCGTAACATCCATCTCCACAACTTTTATTTGGGCCGAATGTTCTTCCAATTCCGCTTTAACTGATGCGTTTTTCCCGCCGGGGTTCCGCATTGTAGCGAATACATAATAGCCTTTATCGGCAAAATCCTTAGCAGCCTGTAAGCCGAAACCACTGCTGCTTCCCGTGATGATTACATTTTTCATTTTCATCTATTTAAAAATTAAACATTGTGTTGTGGTTCGCTAAATTTTCGTTTGGTATCGGTTGAATCACATCCCAATGTTCAACGGCCTTACCATCTGCTATCCGGAATAAATCGTAAAAGACCTGCTTCTTCCCGCTCCATTCACCTTCACTTACTGTGAGCACAAAGTTCCCCTCCCCCAGTACCTTATGTATTTTGGTGTATTTGAACAAATTGTTCTGTGAGGTGAGATAATCTACGGCTTCCAGTATCCCCTTAAGGCCGTCTTTTATACCGGGATTGTGCTGATGATATTGCTCAGCACTGATGTGTTCGGTAATTTTTTCGGGGTTTTGGCCCATGAGCACATCTTCTATCAATGCTACAGCCACCGCTTTGTTCAGCTCTGTTTTATCCAGGTTCTCAGCAGCTGCAGGTCCGTCTGTTTGTGTTCTTCCGCTGGCCGTTTCGTGCACCAGTGGAGTCATGGCATCCCAATGTTCAGCTATTTTACCATTGTCATCCAGGCGGATTATGTCAAATGACACCATCTCATCGGCACCAAAAGGTGTGGCATTTTTCCAGATATTGTGCATGAAAACGTAATTGCCATCACGGAACATCCGGATATTCTCAGCAGTAGTACCGTGTTCCTGCAGTAAGGGCAGCATCTGTATGAACGGCTCCAGCCCTGTTGGAATAAATGGATTATGCTGGATGTAATCGGCATTTGCCAGTTCACGCATGGTTGCAGGATCATTTTGTAATACAGCACTCAGGAAAGTGCCCACAGTTTCTTTTTTATTCATTTTTGTAATTGGATTATTGAGGTTGCTCCCGCTGTTTGAATTTGTTGAACTGCAGCATGCGGGAAGGCCTGTACCCGGAAATAGAGTACTTTTTTTGGTTGGTGAAAATTGATTACTTTTAATTCGCAAGTAAAGATACGTTTTTGCTTTTAAATTGCAAGCAATAAATAAAATTAATTGCATGATGCAAGTAAATCTTGATGAAATAATATGAAACATGAATTCAGATGTGATTGCCCGATTACCTCAGCACTTGACATTCTGGGTGATAAATGGATGCTGGTGATAGTAAAACAGATGCTTTTAGAGGGAAAGGAAACCTTTAAGGAATTTACAGAGAGTGAGGAGGCTATCGCTACCAATATTCTTTCCGCAAAACTGAAGCTCCTTGAAGAAGCAGGAATTGTTACCAAGAATAAGCTGCCCGAAAACAAAAAGTCGAACCTCTATCTCTTAACAGAGAGGGGGCTGGCAATTGCACCTATCATCGTGGAGCTTGCCATTTGGAGCGATACCCATCTCCGGGATTTTAACCCTTCCATTGTAAATGGAGAGGAGATGGAGCTGTTGAGAAGTGACAAGGCGGCTTTTACGAATGCACTGGTGAGGGCATATCGTAAAAAACTTGCAGATACAACAGCTGTTCCGAATATAAACTAAGGTGCCGATTTTATTCTTCTTCACATGGGTGCAAGCATAAGGGGGGCTGTTTTTCCAGAGTCAGGCTACCTTATAGATTAATGGTGGGGTTTTTGTAATGGCAGCGGAGCTGCCGGGAGCCATGCGCAGTGGAACTGCGCATGAGGAGGTGAATGTTTTATCTGAGCACCGCAGCGCTATCCGGATAGTCGGTGATGATACCATCCACACCCATCATCAGCAGCCTTCTCATCTCGTCAACCCTGTTGATTGTCCATGGAATCACCAGCATGCCTCTTTCCCTGGCTTCGGCAATCATTTCAGGTGTTACCAATCGGTAGTTCGGGCTCCAGATTTCAGGTGTAAAGCCAAGCCGGCTGATATACTCCTGCATGGGTCGCTGGTCGGAGACCAGCATGGCAAGCGGGATTGCGCTATTCAGTTTTCGGAATTCAATTAGCGTGCGGGGATCGAATGACTGAACGATTATGCGCTCTGCAACTCCCAGCTGTGAATCAAGCTGGGTGAGCTCTTCATAAAGAAGACGTGCAAACTCCTCCGGCTGCGGAACCATCTCTCCGTAAAATTCAGGATTACTTTTGGTTTCGATATTATAGAATGGCTTAGGGAAGTTGTTTTCTTCCGCATATTGTTCAATGGTGCGAACAGCTTCTGAAAAAAGAGGTTTGGTTACCTCCATCGTTTCCTGGTTCGGAAAATTGGGATTTACCCTCTTTCCCACATCGTACTGCTGCGTCTCCTCAAAGGTCATATTAAAAATATTGAGCGAGCGCTCTTCTTCTTCGGTTACCGGTTCGCCGTCGGGCCGGGTTGTAAATAGATGGCTGAACCAGGGTTCGTGTGACACCAGTATCCGGCCATCGGCTGTGACCACCAGATCCAGCTCAATCGTATCCACGCCGAGGTCCATCGCCTTCAGAAAAGCGGGGATCGTATTTTCGGGCATCAGTCCGCGTGCTCCGCGATGCCCCTGTAAATCAAAATTGTAGCTGTTATCATTCATGGTGCAGGATGTTAAAAGGAACGTGCACAGGAGGATGCAAATAGATTTCATATGTTCTGGTGCGTCAGGTTCAGGATTGCGTTGTTCCGGATTCAATATATTGTGAAAGTTATCTATTTCAAGAATCAACTGTACAATTGGCACAGGAATTGAATGGTCATCAGTGTTTCTCACGATACAGGCATCCCAATAGAGTAAATCATCAGCCTGAATCAGTGACTAACCCAGCGAAATACAGCGAGAAAAATGAAATGAATCGTATCTAATTAATGGGTTCTAAAACAGTTTGAAAATTGTATTTTCAAACTGTAAACCTGCCGGCCTGAATGATAATTTCGTTCACCATTCAATACCATTTTAAACCAAAGATCCAGGACAAATATGAATCGTACGAGTAAATCAATCGTTGCCATTTCCCTGTTTTGCCTATTGTTTCCACTTAAGGGTAATGCTCAGGAGGCAGACAATATCAGCACCTTCATATTGGTGCGCCATGCAGAGAAGGAAGACAACAGCAGGGATCCGGATCTTTCTCAGGAAGGTTATGAACGTGCAGAGCGGCTGGCCAAAATGCTTGCTGAAATCGATTTTGATGCGGTCTACTCCACACCTTATATCCGCACGCGGGAAACGGCTCGTCCGCTGGCTGAAAACAACGGGCTGGAACTTTCAGAGTACGACCCGGGCTCACCGGATGAGACTGTTCCGGAATGGCGGAGTCTTCACCGTGGAGATATTGTGCTGATCAGCGGCCATTCCAATACCACACCTGCATTTGCAAATGCGCTGCTGGGCCGTGAGCACTTTAAAGAAACATTTGATGAATCCGATTACGGCAATCTGCTGATCATCACGATCACCCCAGTCGGGGAAGCACGGCTTCTTCACTTGAGGTATTAGTTTTTGACATACGTCATTGTGGTAAAAAGCCGGAGTACGCGGTTCCACTCTTCACTCCACGGAGCAATCATCTCAAAATGCCCTGCGTTTGCCAGTACAACATGTACCGAACTGTCGCCGGCATCGCTCAGGGCCTGATTGAAGCGGTAGCCGAAAAAGGGTGGTACGGGAGCGTCGAATGCAGCGTTTACTTCGGCATGCGTCACTCCGAGTGGAAGAAGGTGCAGAGGCGAGGTATCCAGATAGGCACTCTCACCGCGGGAGTCCAGATCAACGAGGCGTTCAACGGTTTTTTCTCCGCAGGGTGATGCACCATAGCTTGCATACCTCTCAAGGTCATTGATGCCCGCAAGGGAAATTACTCCCTGAACCTGAATGGGCTCTGCGGTGTAGAGAGGACTTGTCGGGTCAATATTTTTTCTGCCTGCAAGCCACGTGGCCAGGTGTCCGCCGGCCGAATGCCCCGCCACAAGTACCGTATTGATGGGTAGTTCATACCGTTCAGCAATCTGAGTGAGATGGTCAGCACCGGATGCTACATCAAGAAATGTGCCCGGATAGCCGCCCCCGTCGTGTCCCAGCCGCCGGTACTCCACGTTCCATACGGCAAATCCTTCACTGCGCAGAGCATTTGCCATATGGTTCATGATCTCTACGCCCGGGTAGATATCAAGCCAGCAGCCTCCGTGCACCAGAATCACTGTGGCGCGGGCTTCTTCTTCCGGAATCCAAAGATCACCGAACTGCAGAGAGTCGGACCCGTACCGGATGCGCTCATCAGGCTGCGGCAATTCCCTCTCAATCAGATCGCTCCAGGAGATTAGTTGTGCCTGAAGGGTATCGGTGATGAAGAAGAGCACAAGTATAAGTGAAAAGACTCGAATCATCTGTATTTGATAAGGATTATCGGATGGTACTCGTTTACGCTATAGATAGTCAAAGTTTGACAATGGTACAGCCGCTGCCGCCACTTTCCCAGGGAGCAATATCAAATTCCTTTACCTCTTTACGCTGCTCCAGGTATTCATGAACCAGCTTGTGCAGAATGCCTTCGCCCTTTCCATGCACAATTTCAACTTCATTCAGGCCCCGGGCAACCGCTTTATCAAGATAGAGGGTTAGCTCTTTAATGGCTTCATCACCTCGCTTACCGCGAAGGTCGAGCCGCGGTTTCACAGAGAGATCAATTGCTTCAGACCCGCCGTACGACCTCTGCTTCGCAGGTGATTTCTTCTTCTTTTTTGGAGGCTCCGTCTTAACAAGTTTATTCAGCTTCGACTTTATCTTCATTCCGTTAACGAGCACGGTAGCCTGTTTACCGGAAAGGTCAATGAGCTCGCCGGTTGTATCACTGTCACCGATCACAACGGTATCGCCCACCGCAGGAGTTTCGCCGGTTCGTACCGGTTTTTTCTCCTCCTCCGCAAGGCTGCGTTTCAGGCTGATCTCCTTCTTCGCATCCCTCACATCAGAGCGTGCTTCACGAATGGCGTCTTTGTCTTCTTTGCCAAGTTCCACAATTTTTTGAACAGCCTCTTCTATTCGGCTGTTGGCCCCTTTCATGATCTCTTCCGCATCCTTGTAGGCTCTTTCAAGGATTTTCTTCCTCTTATTCTCAAAATTGGATGCTTTATCGATGTACACCTTTTCACGCTTTTCAAGATTGCTCAGCCTCTCTTTGTAATCGGCCATTAACTCTTCCGATTCCTGCATCTGTTTCTCCAGATTAACCAGAAGATCACCCATTTTATCGCGCTGTTCACCAAGCAGTGATCGTGCGCGTTTCATCATGGAGCCGGGCAGGTTCATTCGGTCAGCGATTTCGAAAGCATAACTGGATCCAGGCACTCCTTTTTTGAATCTATAGGTGGGGGAGAGGCTCTCCTGGTTGAACTCCATTGCACCGTTTATAACCTGTTGGTGCTCGTGAGCAAACACTTTAAGCGATCCGTGATGTGTGGTTGCGATAACGCGTGAATTTGAGTCAATCATCGCTTCAATAAAGGCCTGAAAAAGGGCGCCTCCCTCTTCCGGATCGGTTCCGGAACCGGCCTCATCGATGAGTACCAGGGACCTGCGAGGTACGTCTTCGAGCACATGTTTCATCCAGTCAAGCCGGGAGGAAAAGGTGCTCAGGTCGTTCTCGATCGACTGCTCATCACCGATATCCACAAAAAGGCCTGATATCACCGGAATTTCGGAGTCGGGCTGAACAGGCACAGGGTATCCGCACTGAAGCATGGCAGAAATCAGTCCTACTGTTTTCATGGCTACCGATTTACCGCCTGCATTGGGCCCGGTAATGATCAGCGCCCGCTCGGTCCCGCTCATCTCCAGATTCAGCGGAATTACAGGTTCCTTGTTATCTTTTGATCCGATTTGCTTTAGCAGCAGATTCGGATTTCTTGCCCGGATCAGGTTCAATTTTCCGGAGTCGGAAATCAAAGGGATCACACCGTCCAGATCGAGACCCAGGCTGACCCTGCAATGAATGGCATCGAGCTCTCCGATATACCCGCAATTGAGCTCCAGTTCTTCCCTGTAGGTGCGAACCTCAGTTGTAAGTTGCCGTATAATTTTTTCAATTTCGCGCTCCTCCTCCAATTCAAGCTGCCGGATTTCATTGTTGATCTGGAGCGCCTGAACCGGCTCGATATAAACGGTTTGTCCAGTGGATGACACATCATGCACAAAGCCTTCAACCTTGCGTTTAAACTCGGCCTGTACAGGAATTACCATGCGTCCGGCACGAATTGTGGCGCCTTCGTCAGAAACGACATCTTTTTTGGCCAGATCTTTCATAACGCGTTGTATGGTGCTCCGGAGCCTGCTTCGTTCGCGGTTTAATTTACCCCTGATTCTTTTCAGTTCGGAGCTGGCATCATCCTTAAGTTCGCCCCTGTCGGTTACCACTCTCTGTATGGCCTCCTCAAGAGGCTTGAGATTTACAAGGCGGTTTGTAATTTCTTGAAGGGCTTTGTATGTGACTTCTGTTCGGACAAAAAATTGTTTGATAATGCGGGCCTGACGAGCATTTGCAAGGATAATGGGAAAGCTCTCGAGGGGCAGCAGGGATCCGCCTGCGCGGCTCTCTCTCAGGTGGGGGCGTACGTCATCAAGGTTAGTAAGCGGATGGTTAAGGCCGCTTTGCAGCAGATGCATCCATTCAGATGACCGCCCCAGTTCGTTCCTGACTTTCTCTGAATCGGAGAACGGTTTGAAGGATGAGATCTCTTCCTTTCCATAAAGGGTAAAGCACTTTCTCAGCGTAGCTTCCCTTACCGTTTCAAAGCCGGTTTTGCGAAGGGTACTATCGGGGTAAACAGATGCATGAATACTCATACCTAAAGGTCGCAATCTTTTGTTGAATTTTGAATGATGATTTCAGGCAGACTCTGTGGGCAATAGAGGTGTGAATTGAATGAACCGATTTACTACATTAACGTGAGTTCGAGATAAGAGCTTGTTGAAGAGTGTCCCAACGTCGGCTGACTGTGGGCAATGGGGGATGAACAGTAGTGAAATTATCGACTAAATTTAATTATTAGAGTCAAATCAACGCTCAGCCCCGAAGGGATCCTTTACGGGGCGGGTCATCCCCCCTCGTCCGTCCCGACATTCGGGACGGACTCTTCACCCTTCTCCCATAGGGATCCCTACGGAGAGAGGGGGAATTTTTCGGTTCATTTCCTTATCTCGAACTGACATTACATTAAACAGACAGAAAGAATCCAGAACAGATCCCTCTTCATGAAAATTTTCCAGGTAGACGCTTTTACCGATAAAATCTTTTCGGGCAACCCTGCGGCAGTTGTTCCGCTCGAAAGCTGGCCTGAGGAGAGTGTAATGCAGCAAATTGCCGGGGAAAATAATCTTTCGGAGACAGCTTTTTTTGTTCCTGAAGGGAATGATGGGTACCGGATTCGCTGGTTTACACCGGTTACCGAAGTTGATCTTTGCGGGCACGCAACCCTGGCGTCGGCCCATGTTCTGTTTACCCATCTTAACTATAAAGATTCCGTGATACGCTTTGCATCAAAAAGCGGTGAACTGACAGTATCAAGAAGAAAAGGGCTTTATTGGCTTAACTTTCCATCACAGCCCCCCGATCCGATTCCGGTTCCGAAACTGATTCCCGAGGCACTGGGTACGGTTCCCATCTATACCGGCGTAAATACTGACCTTCTGGTGCTGGTTCAGGATGAAGAGACCGTAAAAAAGATGAACCCCGATCTGATCATTCTTAAAAGAATGGAGGTAAGGGGTGTTATTGTAACAGCGCCTGCCGACAGTGATGAAACCGACTTCGTGAGCCGTTTTTTTGCACCTGCAGTGGGTGTGCCGGAGGATCCGGTTACAGGCTCGGCGCATACGGTACTTACGCCTTTTTGGGGAAAGAGGCTTGGAAAAAATGAGCTGGAGGCTCGGCAGATCTCTGAAAGAGGCGGACTTCTGAGGTGTGAATGGGCCGGAGACCGCGTTCAGATCGGCGGTTCAGCAATTACATACATGACCGGTAACATTCGCCTGGATTGATGCTGCTCTTCGTATTACTCCTCATTCTGGGTATTTTTGCCGGCATTGTAGCAGGCTTTTTTGGAGTTGGGGGAGGTCTTCTTTTTACACCGATTCTCTTTTTTGTATTTACCGGAACGGGCGTGGAGTCGCCTGCAAGCTGGGCAATTGCGTCGTCTCTCTTCTGTACGTTCATTGCGTCCATAAGCAGCAGCATACAGCAGAATCGACAGAAAAATACATTTTGGAAAGATGGAATCATTATTGGCCTGTTCGGTGCACTGGGCGTGAATGCGGGCAAGCGGATCGTAACGTCAGATTTTTTTACGGAGGATGTGTTTGTCTCACTGTTTGTGATTTTGCTGGTTTTTGTATCGGTACTCTTCTACAGAAAAAGCCGGACCAAAGTAACCCTGCAGCTCAAAGCCGGTGATATGGGCTGGTTAAAAATGTTCACTGCAGGCGGGTTCGGCGGTTTCGTTGCATCCCTGGCCGGAGTAGGAGGCGGTATTGTTTTGGTTCCTGTCATGAATTTGTGGTACAGGCTTCCGATAGCCAGGGCCGTGAGTACCTCATCCCTCGCCATTGTTATTATCTCTTTTTCAGGCTGGACTCAGTATGCATTTCTCGCAGAGAGTGGAGCCGGCGCATCGCCCTATACTTCGGGCTTCGTCGATTTTGGGACCAGCCTGCCATTGGTTGCCGGTGCGTTTATCGGAGGGTTATTCGGTGTAAAGATCAATGAGAAGGTGAAAAGTGAGAGCGTGCAGATGGGTTTTTCAATATTGGTACTTCTCATTGCCCTTTCGCTGATCTGGAGCCAGATTTAAAGAGATATCTGATGGACGAATAACGAATAGTGATCTATGAAGTTTCCGCTTTTATCAAGCCTGCAGCGAGTGGCTTGCTGCATGGGGCATTTCTCAAGCACTGCAGGCGCGCAATCGACAGCCGCGCGCGAAGCGCGCGGTAAGAAGAAGCAACCATTCTAACCCCGAGGCCGTATTTTGATCAACCCCCCGGATTTGTTTCGAGGGGTTCACGGGAAAGACCTGATGATTGATTGCCCAATTGGGAGACATGACAATTGATGGACAATACAAAAACTCACTGCCTAAACTCAGGTTATTTATTATGAATGCCCCTGTTATTCCGGGTGAGCAGGAAGAAAAAGATCACCCCGAAAACAAAGACTCCTGCTGAAAAAAGAGAGAGAGTCAGATCCGGCCTGATCACATAAATAGCGGTGAAAAACTGCAGGACAATAATCGATATCAGCACAAAAGCTATCGACCTCCGCCCAAATCGATTGATGGTATAGGCGCCTACGGGAGCTCCGAAAATGACAACGGGAATGCAAACCAACAGGTAACCGATAGCTTCGGGCTGCATATTTTGTAGCACAGCTCCCTGGATAAAGTAACCCGCAACCGCATTGGAAGCCATCAGGATCACGGATGTTGGGGTGGCTACCTTTTCCGACAGACCATACTTCAGTACAACATAAGAAAAGGTACATATATCGAGTCCGTTGCCGAAAATTGAGCTGAACACACCCCCTGCAACTCCTACCAGCACCAGCTCCAGTTTCTGATTGCGGGTCAAAGCAGGAAGCCGGTCGGTTTTTTTGCGGGTTTTGGAAAAATTTACGGCCCAAAGAGCAAGTCCAAAGCTCAGCCAGAATGAAACAAACATCATTTTGGCATAAGATGGCACTACAAAAGGCGCAACCAGCCATGAACCTGAAACGATTCCCGCCAATCCCCCTAATCCGGCCAGTAAGAGGTAGGTTTTTTCGACCCGTATACCTGACAGGAGGATCCATATGGCAGCAGAGGTCATACCAAAACTCTGAATCGCAAAACTGAAATTGCGCGCAACATCGGGCTCAATGCTGAAAATAAGCGTCATTACCGGATAGGCGATGGCCCCGCCGCCTTCCGAACTGGCACCGGCGATAAGTGAGCCAAAGATCATAACCAGCGTCATGAACCAGTTCTCTGCAAACAAGCCCCAGCTATCCATATACGACATGTAGATAGCCCATGAGGCAAGTACGATGAGGCAGCCGGCCAGAAATATTCGCAGTGGTTTTTTTCTCAGATTCGCAGGTAGCAATGATTCACATGTTGGATTCTACAGACGAAAGTTCCGGCTGCTTTTTTCGTTCCGGATTCCGGCCAGAAAATTAAAATTTTTCCGAACCAGATGAATTATTAAAAATTTCTAATATATTGTTACATAAATCATGAGAGAGTCAAATATTCAGGCAAGATGAAAAGTACAGATACAGACAGAAGCTGGAGACCGACAGGTCTGGACGAGCTATTAAACAGGTACGGATTTGCGAACTACAGAACCGTGATGATACTGCTGGGATGGGTTCTAATGATCGGAGCGTCGATCTACTCGGTGCTGCTGATGCTGCCCGGAAGCTGGGTATCGGAGGGAATTGAGACCAATGCGATCCAGACATTCTTCCTAATCTATCCCCCGCTGATTATCGGAATTCTATTGGTTTTCTGGATGGGTTTTGAATGGGGATTTATACCGGTTTTCCTCTCTTCATTTGTGATCGCATTCTCGGCCGAAATGCAGGTATACTGGGCACTGCTGTTTGCCTTTTCCTTTATTCTGGGCCTCGGTATCTATGCACTGGCCTATTATTGCGTCCGTGTCCGAATTGACCTGAGAGATATTAAAAGCATCGCATTTTTTACCGTGGTTTCCCTTATTGCT
This genomic window contains:
- a CDS encoding nuclear transport factor 2 family protein, producing the protein MFHIISSRFTCIMQLILFIACNLKAKTYLYLRIKSNQFSPTKKSTLFPGTGLPACCSSTNSNSGSNLNNPITKMNKKETVGTFLSAVLQNDPATMRELANADYIQHNPFIPTGLEPFIQMLPLLQEHGTTAENIRMFRDGNYVFMHNIWKNATPFGADEMVSFDIIRLDDNGKIAEHWDAMTPLVHETASGRTQTDGPAAAENLDKTELNKAVAVALIEDVLMGQNPEKITEHISAEQYHQHNPGIKDGLKGILEAVDYLTSQNNLFKYTKIHKVLGEGNFVLTVSEGEWSGKKQVFYDLFRIADGKAVEHWDVIQPIPNENLANHNTMFNF
- a CDS encoding alpha/beta hydrolase family protein; amino-acid sequence: MRIFEVALLLTGTVLPYVKRPLLMRIQSGYVLFFLGILILLHLLIEGWRWQMIPAYVLILTVGWSIQVLDVNKPARLSFARVVGFISLTFLIFTGWLLPSVFPVFSLPEPRGIYSVGTEMIHVKTGEEEGITSEPADERELMLKIWYPGESDVSSLKGEKYLDEAGREGFAVKYGLPPSALNYLDYVETYAFADIPVAKDTFPVLIFSHGYGSKATGYYALLTEIASRGYVIVNMNHTFESLGVTFPDGRKEYFDYDYQREISSGSMELVQPIRDAFKNGFDYRERHPIVREAVKDYFEGEIQDRWAEDMILTMDLLEEWNTEGLLKGRLDLNKIGVFGHSVGGGAAGNVAMRDDRVKAAVNLDGIQWGSMIDTTYSIPYLYVSADWPEDHEDINSHIYIHKSSDYFYEAKLLKSGHPDFMDIPFMIPYPSLSGSGDIDPRLGTEIVTNLVTSFFDRHLKNIPEADPQAISEQYDLLDLTVFRGDSINKAR
- a CDS encoding phosphoglycerate mutase family protein; its protein translation is MNRTSKSIVAISLFCLLFPLKGNAQEADNISTFILVRHAEKEDNSRDPDLSQEGYERAERLAKMLAEIDFDAVYSTPYIRTRETARPLAENNGLELSEYDPGSPDETVPEWRSLHRGDIVLISGHSNTTPAFANALLGREHFKETFDESDYGNLLIITITPVGEARLLHLRY
- a CDS encoding winged helix-turn-helix transcriptional regulator, whose protein sequence is MKHEFRCDCPITSALDILGDKWMLVIVKQMLLEGKETFKEFTESEEAIATNILSAKLKLLEEAGIVTKNKLPENKKSNLYLLTERGLAIAPIIVELAIWSDTHLRDFNPSIVNGEEMELLRSDKAAFTNALVRAYRKKLADTTAVPNIN
- a CDS encoding SDR family oxidoreductase codes for the protein MKNVIITGSSSGFGLQAAKDFADKGYYVFATMRNPGGKNASVKAELEEHSAQIKVVEMDVTDDSSVQSAFADILAEEGKVDILINNAGIMYVGVTEAYSVEQAHQQMNTNYYGIIRVTQAVLPTMRKAGKGLIINTTSVAGRVSWPFFGTYNATKFAVEGYSQALKYEVAPKGIEVVLVEPGPFGTGLIGSIQPEERTEVVAEYSELNQIKTGMIQQFEHFLNTPDAPQPQLVVDAYLDLAEMERGTRPTRTVVGLDYGAFKMNELTQPLQDEVLNSLQLEFMLETKV
- a CDS encoding glycerophosphodiester phosphodiesterase family protein — encoded protein: MNDNSYNFDLQGHRGARGLMPENTIPAFLKAMDLGVDTIELDLVVTADGRILVSHEPWFSHLFTTRPDGEPVTEEEERSLNIFNMTFEETQQYDVGKRVNPNFPNQETMEVTKPLFSEAVRTIEQYAEENNFPKPFYNIETKSNPEFYGEMVPQPEEFARLLYEELTQLDSQLGVAERIIVQSFDPRTLIEFRKLNSAIPLAMLVSDQRPMQEYISRLGFTPEIWSPNYRLVTPEMIAEARERGMLVIPWTINRVDEMRRLLMMGVDGIITDYPDSAAVLR